Proteins encoded in a region of the Leopardus geoffroyi isolate Oge1 chromosome E2, O.geoffroyi_Oge1_pat1.0, whole genome shotgun sequence genome:
- the PPP1R15A gene encoding protein phosphatase 1 regulatory subunit 15A isoform X2, producing MAPGQAPHRSAPWRGTHPFFLLSPLMGLLSRAWSHLRGPGPPEPWLLEPVARADQGEAGLEGAAQTSVGIHCAPEGRHFQGETGVGGAVEDDGDAFRGACHDLKASSPLLEAWGLSDDDDDEDGGEQTTSVPQEQASEFVGGQPAPLSPTLPARALQDPPGEEKSEEGGAAETEMVTFFSFPPSPWECRPGEEEEEGGAIKKEAARAPAFPLSPGSKPKAWGYCAGEEEGQATEEKRTENKEATKSSIFPSSSGFHARAWERGSGEESEEEEDEFSDSGAAEEEGEAEGPSSVPSTNAFVRAWVYRPGEDTEDEEEEEDEFSDSGAAEEGGEAEGPSSIPSTSAFIRAWVYRPGEDTEDEEEEEEEDEFSDSGAAEEEGEAEGPSSIPSTNTFIRGWVYRPGEDTEEEDENEEDDDSEATDSALSPSLQAQSALLRGWMYRPGEDTEGREVAKQQGEAEPRPFRVAIYLPGERPPPPWAPPRLPVRLQRRLKSTETPTRHPDPEPPVKARKVRFSEKVSVHLLAVWAGPARAARRGPWEQLARDRSRFARRIAQAQEQLGPCLTPAARARAWARFGNPTPPLATTPAPTQILPLSSVQATALSPVTASPFAPLSLSPGLDLSGRRG from the exons ATGGCCCCAGGCCAAGCGCCCCATCGGTCTGCCCCCTGGAGGGGTACCCACCCCTTTTTTCTCCTGTCCCCGCTGATGGGCCTTCTCAGCAGGGCCTGGAGCCACCTGAGGGGCCCAGGACCTCCAGAACCCTGGCTGTTGGAACCAGTAGCCAGAGCCGATCAAGGAGAAGCTGGTCTGGAGGGAGCAGCTCAGACTTCTGTGGGCATCCACTGTGCCCCGGAGGGCAGGCACTTTCAAGGGGAGACTGGAGTCGGTGGAGCAGTTGAGGACGATGGAGACGCATTCCGGGGGGCCTGCCATGATCTAAAAGCCAGTAGTCCTCTCCTTGAAGCCTGGGGACTttcagatgatgatgatgacgaggATGGTGGGGAGCAAACAACCAGTGTCCCTCAAGAGCAAGCAAGTGAATTTGTAGGTGGCCAgcctgctcccctctcccctacccttcCAGCAAGAGCCCTGCAGGACCCTCCTGGAGAGGAGAAGTCTGAGGAAGGAGGAGCTGCTGAAACTGAAATGGTCacgtttttctcttttcctccatcaCCCTGGGAGTGTCGtccaggggaggaggaagaggaaggaggagctaTAAAGAAAGAAGCTGCCAGAGCACCTGCTTTTCCTTTGTCTCCAGGATCCAAGCCTAAAGCTTGGGGGTATTgtgctggggaggaagagggtCAAGcgacagaggaaaaaagaacagaaaataaagaagccaCAAAGAGCTCCATTTTCCCCTCATCTTCAGGCTTTCACGCTAGGGCCTGGGAGCGTGGTTCAGGAGAGGAgtctgaggaggaagaagatgaatTCAGTGACTCGGGAGCagctgaggaggagggagaagctgAGGGTCCCTCTTCCGTCCCATCCACAAATGCCTTCGTCAGGGCCTGGGTGTACCGGCCAGGAGAGGACacggaggacgaggaggaggaggaagatgaattCAGTGACTCGGGAGCAGctgaggaggggggagaagctGAGGGTCCCTCTTCCATCCCATCCACAAGTGCCTTCATCAGGGCCTGGGTGTATCGGCCGGGAGAGGACACGGAGgacgaggaggaagaggaggaggaagatgaattCAGTGACTCGGGAGCagctgaggaggagggagaagctgAGGGTCCCTCTTCCATCCCATCCACAAATACTTTCATCAGGGGTTGGGTG TATCGGCCAGGAGAGGacacagaagaggaagatgagaatGAGGAGGATGATGACTCAGAAGCCACTGACTCGGCGCTGAGTCCCTCCCTTCAGGCTCAGAGCGCCCTCCTCAGGGGCTGGATGTATCGGCCGGGAGAGgacacagaaggaagggaagttgCTAAGCAGCAGGGAGAAGCTGAGCCCCGCCCCTTCCGAGTGGCCATCTATTTACCTGGAGAAAGGCCACCACCTCCCTGGGCTCCCCCTCGGCTACCCGTCCGACTGCAGAGGCGACTTAAGTCCACGGAAACCCCCACCCGGCATCCTGACCCTGAGCCTCCTGTAAAGGCCAGAAAG GTACGCTTCTCTGAGAAGGTCTCTGTCCATCTCCTGGCTGTCTGGGCAGGACCAGCCCGGGCCGCCCGCCGGGGCCCCTGGGAGCAGCTAGCCCGAGATCGAAGTCGCTTCGCCCGTCGCATTGCTCAGGCCCAGGAGCAGCTGGGCCCCTGTCTCACTCCTGCTGCCCGGGCCAGGGCCTGGGCACGCTTTGGGAACCCTACGCCTCCTCTGGCCACCACACCTGCTCCTACCCAGATCTTACCATTGTCCTCCGTCCAGGCCACAGCCTTGAGCCCTGTTACGGCATCTCCCTTcgcccctctgtccctgtctcccgGCTTGGACCTCAGTGGGAGGCGTGGCTAA
- the PPP1R15A gene encoding protein phosphatase 1 regulatory subunit 15A isoform X1 produces MAPGQAPHRSAPWRGTHPFFLLSPLMGLLSRAWSHLRGPGPPEPWLLEPVARADQGEAGLEGAAQTSVGIHCAPEGRHFQGETGVGGAVEDDGDAFRGACHDLKASSPLLEAWGLSDDDDDEDGGEQTTSVPQEQASEFVGGQPAPLSPTLPARALQDPPGEEKSEEGGAAETEMVTFFSFPPSPWECRPGEEEEEGGAIKKEAARAPAFPLSPGSKPKAWGYCAGEEEGQATEEKRTENKEATKSSIFPSSSGFHARAWERGSGEESEEEEDEFSDSGAAEEEGEAEGPSSVPSTNAFVRAWVYRPGEDTEDEEEEEDEFSDSGAAEEGGEAEGPSSIPSTSAFIRAWVYRPGEDTEDEEEEEEEDEFSDSGAAEEEGEAEGPSSIPSTNTFIRGWVYRPGEDTEDEEEEEFSDSGAAEEEGEAEASSSVPPTGTFLRAWVYRPGEDTEEEDENEEDDDSEATDSALSPSLQAQSALLRGWMYRPGEDTEGREVAKQQGEAEPRPFRVAIYLPGERPPPPWAPPRLPVRLQRRLKSTETPTRHPDPEPPVKARKVRFSEKVSVHLLAVWAGPARAARRGPWEQLARDRSRFARRIAQAQEQLGPCLTPAARARAWARFGNPTPPLATTPAPTQILPLSSVQATALSPVTASPFAPLSLSPGLDLSGRRG; encoded by the exons ATGGCCCCAGGCCAAGCGCCCCATCGGTCTGCCCCCTGGAGGGGTACCCACCCCTTTTTTCTCCTGTCCCCGCTGATGGGCCTTCTCAGCAGGGCCTGGAGCCACCTGAGGGGCCCAGGACCTCCAGAACCCTGGCTGTTGGAACCAGTAGCCAGAGCCGATCAAGGAGAAGCTGGTCTGGAGGGAGCAGCTCAGACTTCTGTGGGCATCCACTGTGCCCCGGAGGGCAGGCACTTTCAAGGGGAGACTGGAGTCGGTGGAGCAGTTGAGGACGATGGAGACGCATTCCGGGGGGCCTGCCATGATCTAAAAGCCAGTAGTCCTCTCCTTGAAGCCTGGGGACTttcagatgatgatgatgacgaggATGGTGGGGAGCAAACAACCAGTGTCCCTCAAGAGCAAGCAAGTGAATTTGTAGGTGGCCAgcctgctcccctctcccctacccttcCAGCAAGAGCCCTGCAGGACCCTCCTGGAGAGGAGAAGTCTGAGGAAGGAGGAGCTGCTGAAACTGAAATGGTCacgtttttctcttttcctccatcaCCCTGGGAGTGTCGtccaggggaggaggaagaggaaggaggagctaTAAAGAAAGAAGCTGCCAGAGCACCTGCTTTTCCTTTGTCTCCAGGATCCAAGCCTAAAGCTTGGGGGTATTgtgctggggaggaagagggtCAAGcgacagaggaaaaaagaacagaaaataaagaagccaCAAAGAGCTCCATTTTCCCCTCATCTTCAGGCTTTCACGCTAGGGCCTGGGAGCGTGGTTCAGGAGAGGAgtctgaggaggaagaagatgaatTCAGTGACTCGGGAGCagctgaggaggagggagaagctgAGGGTCCCTCTTCCGTCCCATCCACAAATGCCTTCGTCAGGGCCTGGGTGTACCGGCCAGGAGAGGACacggaggacgaggaggaggaggaagatgaattCAGTGACTCGGGAGCAGctgaggaggggggagaagctGAGGGTCCCTCTTCCATCCCATCCACAAGTGCCTTCATCAGGGCCTGGGTGTATCGGCCGGGAGAGGACACGGAGgacgaggaggaagaggaggaggaagatgaattCAGTGACTCGGGAGCagctgaggaggagggagaagctgAGGGTCCCTCTTCCATCCCATCCACAAATACTTTCATCAGGGGTTGGGTGTACCGGCCAGGAGAGGACacggaggatgaggaggaagaggagttcAGTGACTCAGGAGCagctgaggaggagggagaagctgAGGCTTCTTCTTCTGTCCCCCCAACAGGTACCTTCTTAAGGGCCTGGGTTTATCGGCCAGGAGAGGacacagaagaggaagatgagaatGAGGAGGATGATGACTCAGAAGCCACTGACTCGGCGCTGAGTCCCTCCCTTCAGGCTCAGAGCGCCCTCCTCAGGGGCTGGATGTATCGGCCGGGAGAGgacacagaaggaagggaagttgCTAAGCAGCAGGGAGAAGCTGAGCCCCGCCCCTTCCGAGTGGCCATCTATTTACCTGGAGAAAGGCCACCACCTCCCTGGGCTCCCCCTCGGCTACCCGTCCGACTGCAGAGGCGACTTAAGTCCACGGAAACCCCCACCCGGCATCCTGACCCTGAGCCTCCTGTAAAGGCCAGAAAG GTACGCTTCTCTGAGAAGGTCTCTGTCCATCTCCTGGCTGTCTGGGCAGGACCAGCCCGGGCCGCCCGCCGGGGCCCCTGGGAGCAGCTAGCCCGAGATCGAAGTCGCTTCGCCCGTCGCATTGCTCAGGCCCAGGAGCAGCTGGGCCCCTGTCTCACTCCTGCTGCCCGGGCCAGGGCCTGGGCACGCTTTGGGAACCCTACGCCTCCTCTGGCCACCACACCTGCTCCTACCCAGATCTTACCATTGTCCTCCGTCCAGGCCACAGCCTTGAGCCCTGTTACGGCATCTCCCTTcgcccctctgtccctgtctcccgGCTTGGACCTCAGTGGGAGGCGTGGCTAA